A window from Primulina huaijiensis isolate GDHJ02 chromosome 11, ASM1229523v2, whole genome shotgun sequence encodes these proteins:
- the LOC140988829 gene encoding uncharacterized protein At1g76660-like has product MRRVNGTDAIDTISAAATAVASLENRDPQASFQKRRWGSCWSLYWCFGSHKNSHRIRHAVLVPETAGAGADASVPGDPSQPPSIVMPFTAPPSSPASFLPSEPPSATQSPTGLLSLTSASANMYSPGGPASIFAIGPYAHETQLVSPPVFSTFSTEPSSAPYTPPPESAHLTTPSSPEVPFAQLLEPNLHHNSEGDQRYPLSQYEFQSYQLQPGSPVSHLISPCSGISGSGTASPFPDREFASGHPFFLEFRTGNTPKLLDLDKIIFREWESCQGSGAVTPDAAGAASGEPCIVKRQDSDIAPLPDTHNGSRNDDTMVDRRVSFEIPAEEVLKCAEKEPVTLLPEGVAMSVENVEFRGEEMPLQITNETGDSAGQTIIGISEKAQSDSEKAGQTIIGISEKAQSGSENGPRHKKTRTITLGSAKEFKFDNIDGHCDEPVVGSDWWANEKILGEEGGSLNDWSFFPMMPTGVS; this is encoded by the exons ATGAGAAGAGTGAATGGAACGGATGCGATAGATACGATAAGCGCTGCCGCCACGGCGGTCGCATCTTTGGAGAATCGTGATCCTCAAGCTTCGTTTCAG AAAAGAAGGTGGGGAAGCTGCTGGAGCCTTTATTGGTGTTTTGGATCGCACAAGAATAGCCATCGAATTCGACATGCAGTTCTTGTTCCTGAAACTGCGGGTGCAGGAGCAGATGCTTCTGTACCTGGAGATCCATCCCAGCCACCATCAATAGTAATGCCTTTTACCGCGCCGCCTTCATCTCCAGCATCATTTCTTCCCTCAGAACCACCTTCTGCCACTCAGTCACCAACTGGCTTATTATCCCTCACTTCTGCCTCTGCAAACATGTATTCTCCTGGTGGCCCTGCTTCAATTTTTGCTATTGGCCCTTATGCTCATGAGACCCAGTTAGTCTCACCCCCAGTCTTCTCGACCTTCAGCACCGAACCATCATCTGCACCCTATACTCCTCCCCCAGAATCAGCCCACTTGACTACGCCATCCTCTCCCGAGGTGCCATTTGCTCAGCTTCTCGAACCCAACCTCCATCATAATAGTGAAGGTGACCAAAGATACCCTTTATCCCAGTATGAATTTCAATCCTATCAGCTTCAACCTGGAAGTCCAGTCAGCCATTTGATCTCTCCTTGCTCGGGCATCTCTGGTTCGGGTACCGCATCACCTTTCCCTGATCGTGAGTTTGCCAGTGGACATCCCTTTTTCCTTGAGTTTAGAACTGGAAATACACCTAAACTTTTAGATCTCGACAAGATAATTTTTCGTGAATGGGAGTCATGCCAAGGATCAGGTGCTGTGACTCCGGATGCTGCTGGTGCTGCATCTGGTGAGCCTTGCATTGTGAAGCGCCAAGATTCAGATATTGCTCCTCTTCCAGATACACATAATGGATCAAGAAATGATGATACCATGGTTGATCGCAGAGTTTCTTTCGAGATACCGGCCGAAGAAGTTTTAAAATGTGCTGAAAAAGAGCCAGTGACCTTGTTGCCCGAAGGTGTTGCAATGTCTGTTGAGAATGTAGAATTCAGAGGAGAAGAAATGCCATTACAAATAACTAATGAAACTGGTGATTCAGCTGGACAAACTATCATTGGCATCTCTGAGAAAGCTCAAAGCGACAGTGAGAAAGCTGGACAAACTATCATTGGCATCTCTGAGAAAGCTCAGAGCGGCAGTGAGAATGGGCCGCGTCATAAAAAAACCCGAACAATCACTCTTGGATCAGCCAAAGAGttcaaatttgacaatatagatGGACATTGCGATGAACCTGTAGTTGGGTCTGATTGGTGGGCGAATGAGAAGATTCTTGGTGAGGAGGGAGGATCATTGAATGACTGGTCTTTCTTCCCAATGATGCCGACTGGTGTCAGTTAG
- the LOC140988836 gene encoding ubiquitin-conjugating enzyme E2-23 kDa-like, whose translation MSSPSKRREMDLMKLMMTDYKVEMINDGMQEFNVEFHGPKDSPYQGGVWRIRVELPDAYPYKSPSIGFVNKIYHPNVDEMSGSVCLDVINQTWSPMFDLVNVFEVFLPQLLLYPNPSDPLNGEAAALMMRDRNAYEQRVKEYCEKYAKAEDFGALQDEKTSDEELSEDEYASSDEEVAGKADP comes from the exons atGTCTTCCCCCAGCAAACGCAGGGAAATGGATTTGATGAAACT GATGATGACTGATTATAAGGTGGAGATGATCAATGATGGCATGCAGGAGTTCAATGTCGAATTCCATGGACCCAAAGACA GTCCTTATCAAGGAGGTGTTTGGAGGATAAGAGTGGAGCTTCCTGATGCTTATCCATATAAATCTCCCTCCATTGGTTTTGTGAACAAGATTTATCATCCAAATGTTGATGAAAT GTCAGGGTCTGTGTGCTTAGATGTTATCAATCAGACATGGAGCCCCATGTTTG ACCTAGTGAATGTGTTTGAAGTGTTTCTTCCACAACTTTTATTGTATCCAAATCCATCAGATCCTCTGAACGGAGAGGCGGCGGCTCTGATGATGCGTGACCGCAATGCATATGAACAAAGAGTTAAAG AGTACTGCGAGAAATATGCAAAGGCTGAAGATTTTGGAGCCTTGCAAGATGAAAAAACTAGTGATGAGGAGCTGAGTGAAGATGAATATGCCTCCAGCGACGAGGAGGTAGCTGGAAAAGCTGATCCATAA
- the LOC140988723 gene encoding uncharacterized protein, translated as MGSQQHLEKMQQRQNYRNLWHTDLMRTIQNDPPYCCFALWCGPCVSYMLRKRALYNDMSRYVCCAGYMPCSGRCGESRCPEFCLATEAFLCFGNSVASTRFLLQDEFNIQTTQCDNCIIGFMFCLQQIACIFSIVAMIVGSEELSEASQILSCLSDMVYCSVCACMQTQHKIEMDKRDGKFGPQPMMAPHVQQMSRLDQPYPPSVGYPPAYGQPNYPPPPQAPGYPPAGYPPAGYQRW; from the exons ATGGGGTCGCAGCAACATTTGGAGAAGATGCAGCAGCGGCAGAACTATCGGAACCTATGGCACACAGATCTTATGCGAACTATTCAGAATGATCCTCCCT aTTGCTGCTTTGCGCTGTGGTG TGGACCCTGTGTATCTTACATGCTTCGGAAAAGAGCCCTTTACAATGACATGTCTCG GTATGTATGCTGTGCTGGCTATATGCCTTGCAGTGGTCGATGTGGAGAAAGTCGTTGCCCGGAATTTTGCCTTGCCACAGAG GCGTTTCTGTGCTTTGGAAATTCAGTAGCCTCAACGAGGTTTTTATTGCAAGATGAGTTTAACATACAGACGACACAATGTGATAATTGCATAATT GGTTTCATGTTCTGCCTTCAACAAATTGCTTGCATTTTTTCGATCGTTGCTATGATTGTTGGAAGCGAGGAACTTTCAGAGGCTTCTCAGATACTCTCTTGCTTGTCTGATATGGTGTACTGCTC GGTTTGCGCTTGCATGCAG ACGCAACACAAGATTGAAATGGACAAGCGAGATGGAAAGTTTGGCCCACAACCAATGAtggctccacatgtccagcaaatGTCACGTCTCGATCAGCCATATCCCCCGTCTGTTGGATATCCACCTGCGTATGGCCAACCCAATTATCCTCCACCTCCTCAGGCCCCTGGCTACCCTCCTGCCGGCTATCCACCAGCTGGCTATCAGAGGTGGTGA